A single Anopheles arabiensis isolate DONGOLA chromosome 2, AaraD3, whole genome shotgun sequence DNA region contains:
- the LOC120895806 gene encoding uncharacterized protein LOC120895806, whose translation MNLWLVVFCLSVLHVSRSCCAVQQRSNVTDVIGSNELDVVQAGAQRSGRFFPFYTIGRIANVPCTSPSGLSGTCLIAGECKDNGGLASGSCSSRTNQAVCCVYTKSCGGSTNLNSTYFTNSGFPGPYNGGGTCTFTVNPSSGICQLRIDFRSLTLSQPTGDGSCTTDRLTIVGGSPAVVPICGENTGQHLYLNFAGSSPISLRIATNGDVSFNRLWNIELSQIACASAERAPNGCLQYYTDETGEISSLNYGLGENPALNTIGARGSRQLANTNYGICIRPAAAKCSVSYSLPPNDRYAFTLSDNAIVIDPTLLGSAMLSATGAACTTDFIIIPNPTGLTADRFCGLGFPGVTSSARPFVVYTVTNGNETPDVANRGFRLLYSQNACSAA comes from the exons ATGAACCTGTGGTTGGTGGTTTTCTGTCTCAGTGTCCTGCACGTAAGCAGAAGCTGTTGCGCCGTACAGCAACGGTCAAATGTAACGGACGTGATTGGGAGCAACGAGCTGGATGTGGTGCAGGCGGGAGCGCAACGCAGTGGAAGAT TTTTTCCCTTCTACACGATTGGCCGTATTGCGAACGTACCGTGCACGTCACCCTCGGGCCTATCCGGAACCTGTCTGATTGCGGGCGAGTGCAAGGACAACGGTGGCCTAGCGTCCGGTTCGTGCAGTTCCCGCACGAATCAGGCcgtctgctgtgtgt ATACGAAATCCTGCGGGGGCTCTACGAATCTCAATAGTACATACTTTACAAACTCGGGCTTCCCGGGCCCGTACAATGGTGGTGGAAC CTGCACGTTTACGGTCAACCCTTCTAGCGGTATTTGTCAACTTCGTATCGACTTCCGTTCGCTAACGCTTTCCCAGCCGACGGGCGATGGTTCGTGCACGACTGATCGACTGACGATCGTGGGTGGCAGCCCGGCCGTAGTGCCAATCTGTGGTGAAAACACGGGCCAACATCTGTACCTCAATTTTGCCGGCAGCAGCCCTATCTCGCTCCGCATTGCCACCAACGGTGACGTGTCGTTCAATCGGCTGTGGAACATCGAGCTGTCACAGATTGCGTGTGCCAGTGCGGAACGGGCACCGAATGGGTGTTTGCAGTACTACACCGATGAGACGGGTGAGATCAGCAGTCTGAACTATGGGCTGGGTGAGAATCCGGCCCTCAACACGATCGGTGCACGGGGCAGCCGGCAGTTGGCGAACACAAACTATGGGATCTGCATACGACCCGCCGCGGCAAAGTGCTCTGTTAGCTATTCTCTG CCTCCAAACGATCGATACGCCTTTACGCTATCCGACAACGCGATCGTGATCGATCCAACTCTGCTCGGTTCGGCCATGCTGAGTGCGACCGGGGCGGCCTGTACGACGGATTTCATCATTATTCCGAACCCTACCGGCCTGACCGCGGATCGGTTCTGTGGTCTTGGATTTCCGGGCGTCACGT CAAGCGCCCGGCCGTTCGTCGTGTACACGGTAACCAATGGGAATGAGACGCCGGACGTAGCTAACCGAGGATTCCGATTACTGTACTCCCAGAATGCTTGTAGTGCGGCGTAA